One genomic region from Mangifera indica cultivar Alphonso chromosome 17, CATAS_Mindica_2.1, whole genome shotgun sequence encodes:
- the LOC123201083 gene encoding solute carrier family 25 member 44-like → MSLGTAEDDSASEIHIPADIDWHMLDKSKFFFLGAALFSGVSAALYPAVVLKTRQQVSHTPVSCFNMSYTMMRYEGFRGFYRGFGTSLMGTIPARALYMTALEVTKSNVGTATVRLGFSDTTATAIANAAAGLSSAMAAQLVWTPIDVVSQRLMVQGCNNNTSKNIVLNVSSCRYNNGLDAFRKILVADGPRGLYRGFGISILTYAPSNAVWWASYSVSHRLIWGGLGCYMGKKDESSTSIGCWRPSSKAVVAVQGLSAAMASGVSAIITMPLDTIKTRLQVLDGEENGQRRPLTILQTVRNLVKEGGLAACYRGLGPRWASMSMSAATMITTYEFLKRLSAKSQ, encoded by the coding sequence ATGAGTTTGGGGACTGCCGAGGATGATTCGGCATCAGAGATTCATATTCCAGCTGATATAGATTGGCATATGCTTGATAAATCTAAGTTCTTCTTTCTGGGTGCGGCTTTGTTTTCGGGCGTTTCTGCTGCTCTTTATCCTGCTGTTGTGCTGAAAACCCGGCAGCAAGTATCACACACTCCTGTTTCGTGCTTCAACATGTCATACACCATGATGCGTTATGAAGGATTTCGAGGTTTCTACAGAGGATTTGGTACCTCTTTGATGGGAACAATTCCAGCTCGAGCTCTTTACATGACAGCACTTGAGGTTACCAAGAGTAATGTGGGGACTGCAACTGTTAGATTAGGATTTTCAGATACTACAGCCACTGCTATAGCTAACGCTGCAGCAGGGTTAAGTTCAGCTATGGCTGCACAGCTAGTTTGGACCCCGATCGATGTCGTGAGTCAAAGATTAATGGTTCAAGGATGCAACAATAACACTAGCAAGAACATTGTCCTTAATGTAAGTTCTTGTAGATATAATAATGGTCTTGACGCATTTAGGAAAATTTTGGTTGCGGATGGTCCAAGAGGATTATATAGGGGATTTGGGATATCAATACTGACATATGCGCCATCTAATGCAGTTTGGTGGGCATCTTACTCTGTATCACATAGGCTCATATGGGGTGGTCTTGGTTGCTATATGGGTAAGAAAGATGAAAGTTCCACAAGCATTGGTTGTTGGAGGCCTAGTTCAAAGGCAGTAGTGGCGGTGCAGGGTTTGAGTGCGGCCATGGCCAGTGGTGTGTCAGCTATAATCACCATGCCGCTTGACACTATCAAGACAAGATTACAGGTTTTGGATGGAGAAGAAAATGGGCAAAGAAGGCCACTGACTATCCTACAGACAGTTCGAAATTTGGTGAAGGAAGGAGGATTGGCAGCTTGTTACAGGGGATTGGGGCCTAGGTGGGCTTCAATGTCTATGTCTGCAGCCACCATGATCACTACATATGAGTTTTTGAAACGACTTTCTGCTAAGAGCCAATAG
- the LOC123200177 gene encoding 17.1 kDa class II heat shock protein-like produces MDFRIMGFDSPVFTTLQHMMDVADHDSDKSSNAPTRTYVRDAKAMAATPADVKEYPNSYVFIVDMPGLKSGDIKVQVEDDNVLLISGERKREEEKEGVKYVRMERRVGKFMRKFVLPENANTEAISAVCQDGVLTVTVEKLPPPEPKKPKTIEVKIA; encoded by the coding sequence ATGGATTTCAGGATCATGGGTTTTGACTCTCCCGTCTTCACGACTCTGCAACACATGATGGACGTGGCTGATCACGACTCGGACAAGTCGTCCAACGCTCCAACAAGGACCTACGTGAGGGACGCCAAGGCAATGGCGGCGACGCCGGCTGACGTGAAGGAGTATCCCAACTCGTACGTGTTCATAGTGGACATGCCGGGGTTGAAGTCAGGGGACATCAAGGTGCAGGTGGAGGACGACAATGTGCTGCTCATAAGCGGAGAGAGGAAGCGggaggaagagaaagaaggGGTCAAGTATGTGAGAATGGAGCGGAGGGTCGGCAAGTTTATGAGGAAATTTGTGCTGCCTGAGAATGCAAATACTGAGGCCATTTCTGCCGTTTGTCAGGATGGAGTATTGACTGTTACCGTGGAGAAGTTGCCGCCTCCCGAGCCGAAGAAACCGAAGACTATTGAAGTTAAGATTGCTTGA